The sequence below is a genomic window from Draconibacterium halophilum.
TGTGCGCGCTGTTTGCCCTGAGGTATTACGCCACCGTATTGGATTGAGTTACGAAGCTGAAGCAAACAACATTACACAGGAAGAAATTATTACTGACATTTTAAACCAGGTAGAAGTACCTTAAAGCCCCTCTGACTCCCCAAAGGGGGAGAACAAGAAAGAGCCGGAGATATTATAAAATGATTATAAATAAAAAAAATATTCATCTACATTTCCCACGGTGGGGGAAAATCCCGAAGGGAAAGGGGGCTTTTAATGGAAACAACTGATTTATTAAAAAAAGTACGGAAGATTGAGATAAAAACACGTGGTTTGTCGCGCAATATTTTTGCCGGCGAGTACCACAGTGCTTTTAAAGGGCGAGGAATGGCTTTCTCGGAGGTACGCGAATACCAGTTTGGCGACGACATTCGCAACATCGACTGGAACGTTACCGCCCGCTACAGTCATCCATACATAAAAGTATTTGAAGAGGAGCGCGAACTCACTGTGATGCTCCTGATTGATGTGAGCGGCTCGCGCGAATTTGGTTCGTTTGAAAAGCTGAAGAAAAATGTGATTACAGAACTGTCTGCAGTGCTTTCGTTTTCGGCTATTCAAAACAACGACAAAATTGGAGTGATTTTCTTTTCGGATAAGATCGAGAAATTCATTCCGCCCAAAAAAGGGAAAAGCCACATTCTGCGTATTATCCGCGAATTGATCGAATTTCACCCGGAAAGTAACGGCACCGACATTACCGAGGCTGTTCGCTACATGACCAACGCCATTAAAAAGCGCTGCACTGCTTTTATAATTTCCGATTTTATGGACGATAACAAAGACCTGGAAATGGCACTTTCTATCGCCAACAATAAGCACGATATGGTAGCGCTGAACGTATACGACAAACGCGAAACAGAACTGCCTTCTATCGGGATGATAAAGCTTAAAGATGCTGAAAAAGGCAACTACGTTTGGGTAGACAGCAGTTCGCGAAAAACACGAAAAATTTATGCCGACTGGTGGATAAAACACATGGGGCGGCT
It includes:
- a CDS encoding DUF58 domain-containing protein, producing METTDLLKKVRKIEIKTRGLSRNIFAGEYHSAFKGRGMAFSEVREYQFGDDIRNIDWNVTARYSHPYIKVFEEERELTVMLLIDVSGSREFGSFEKLKKNVITELSAVLSFSAIQNNDKIGVIFFSDKIEKFIPPKKGKSHILRIIRELIEFHPESNGTDITEAVRYMTNAIKKRCTAFIISDFMDDNKDLEMALSIANNKHDMVALNVYDKRETELPSIGMIKLKDAEKGNYVWVDSSSRKTRKIYADWWIKHMGRLDVMFKKSGVDFVSINTNEDYVKSLMTLFKRRALK